A single genomic interval of Candidatus Effluviviaceae Genus V sp. harbors:
- a CDS encoding PAS domain-containing protein — MTPSGRGRVDQRSIEKLRRRLDEVLADADVAWWDWDIRTNVVTTNDRKVEMLGYEPDAFRGAGYEAFTDLLHPEDYERTMRAMRDHMEGRSPVYQVDYRIRKADGEYTWFMDRGLALERDTGGKPTHLRGLVIDLGSELNDAVHNEAVVKLARAVLPSSDAPDRLVVLCSVCGKLKLSDDDWYEVNASLPDAFPNEISHGICPVCVRELFPEEADEVLAGMGLSA; from the coding sequence ATGACGCCGTCAGGGAGGGGACGCGTGGACCAGAGATCGATCGAGAAGCTGAGACGCCGGCTCGATGAGGTGCTCGCCGATGCGGATGTGGCTTGGTGGGACTGGGACATCAGAACGAACGTCGTGACGACGAACGACCGCAAGGTCGAGATGCTCGGGTACGAGCCCGACGCGTTCCGCGGAGCCGGGTACGAGGCATTCACCGACCTGCTGCATCCCGAGGACTACGAACGCACCATGCGGGCGATGCGCGACCACATGGAGGGACGTTCCCCGGTCTACCAGGTCGACTATCGCATACGGAAGGCCGACGGGGAGTACACGTGGTTCATGGATCGCGGTCTCGCTCTGGAGCGTGACACCGGCGGGAAGCCGACCCACCTGCGCGGGCTCGTGATCGATCTCGGTTCGGAGCTCAATGACGCCGTGCACAATGAGGCTGTCGTCAAGCTGGCCCGGGCCGTCCTGCCGAGCTCCGACGCGCCCGACAGGCTCGTCGTCCTCTGCTCGGTCTGCGGGAAGCTCAAGCTCAGTGACGATGACTGGTACGAGGTGAACGCGTCCCTCCCGGACGCCTTCCCGAACGAGATCTCCCACGGCATCTGCCCCGTGTGCGTGCGTGAGCTCTTCCCCGAGGAAGCCGACGAGGTGCTCGCGGGGATGGGACTGAGCGCCTGA
- a CDS encoding GNAT family acetyltransferase, with translation MVSIRPFREDDRQAVVRLWQSVFLDPPPHNDPDRDITRKLGVQRDLFLVAEEGNGILGTAMAGFDGHRGWVYYVAVHPEHRRRGIGAALMSSVERRMADSGCPKVNLQVKSSNLRAVSFYRHLGYETEERISMSKRLAPESNALERDEPAAHDAVREGTRGPEIDREAETPAR, from the coding sequence ATGGTCAGCATTCGCCCGTTCCGCGAGGACGACCGACAGGCGGTGGTCCGACTCTGGCAGAGTGTCTTCCTCGACCCGCCGCCGCACAACGATCCGGATCGGGACATCACGCGTAAGCTCGGCGTGCAGCGCGATCTCTTCCTGGTCGCGGAGGAGGGGAACGGGATCCTGGGCACGGCCATGGCGGGCTTCGACGGACACCGCGGATGGGTCTACTACGTCGCGGTTCATCCTGAACATCGCCGGAGAGGCATCGGAGCGGCGCTCATGTCCTCCGTCGAGAGGCGGATGGCCGACTCCGGCTGCCCGAAGGTCAACCTGCAGGTGAAAAGCTCGAACCTGAGGGCCGTCTCCTTTTACCGCCATCTGGGATACGAGACCGAGGAGCGCATCAGCATGTCGAAGCGGCTGGCGCCCGAATCGAACGCGCTCGAGCGCGACGAGCCGGCGGCGCATGACGCCGTCAGGGAGGGGACGCGTGGACCAGAGATCGATCGAGAAGCTGAGACGCCGGCTCGATGA
- a CDS encoding methyltransferase domain-containing protein, producing the protein MTGTQSVLMPSDVAAMAMAAAYGLFLVNRISYDRIKRSILSRRRWCLNICCGHTDGGGINVDIVRHSAVRNFKRVRDIYRLPFRDRKFEWVLCSHTVEHVDDPERLDRELRRVGRNVLYVVPPLWDLAAAFNVFEHKWLFLTLSKEHRELPRYIKLPFARTIQRAMGQRISA; encoded by the coding sequence ATGACAGGTACGCAGAGCGTCCTCATGCCGTCCGACGTCGCGGCGATGGCCATGGCGGCTGCCTACGGCCTCTTCCTTGTCAATCGGATCAGCTACGACCGCATCAAACGTAGCATCCTCTCGCGGCGCCGCTGGTGCCTCAATATCTGCTGCGGGCACACGGACGGCGGCGGCATCAACGTCGACATCGTACGGCACTCCGCCGTCCGCAATTTCAAGAGAGTGCGCGACATATACCGTCTCCCGTTCCGGGACCGGAAGTTCGAGTGGGTTCTCTGCTCCCACACGGTGGAGCACGTCGACGACCCCGAGCGGCTGGACAGGGAGCTTCGGAGAGTCGGCAGGAACGTGCTGTACGTCGTCCCCCCGCTCTGGGACCTCGCCGCAGCGTTCAACGTATTCGAGCACAAGTGGCTCTTCCTCACGCTCTCCAAGGAGCACAGGGAGCTCCCCAGGTACATCAAGCTGCCGTTCGCGCGTACCATCCAGCGCGCGATGGGGCAGAGGATCTCGGCCTGA